DNA sequence from the Malus sylvestris chromosome 10, drMalSylv7.2, whole genome shotgun sequence genome:
ATGATGAAGATTACTCCAACCTTtacaaaaacatattttatgGAACGTCTTGACGTAGTATAGTTAATTTAGATGTTATAATATGCGTAAATTATAAATTTGTGATCTAGAGACTAGCTAGAGTATAACATTAATAACTAATTCATGTAATATAAATTGCTGCATTAGGATTTGCAACTTGACAACATTCCAGTACTACGTAcactaattatttatttatttactaatTAAAAAGATATTATTAGTGATACTGCAACTATGTGCATCAATATGTTGATTATTATTTATCATAAAAAGGGATAAAAGATGGATTAGATATGGTATGTTCATTTACGTGACATGTAGAATGGATATTGGAATAAGTAATCTAATACCTGAAAACTCACGAGGGGAATAAACGCCCACTCAGTGGTGTACGTGATCAGAGGAAGCGCTAGAGTTCAGGTCGTGAACGAGAACGGCAACCCGATCTTGGACGACCAAGTGCAGGAGGGACAGTTGTTCATCGTGCCTCAGAACCACGGAGTGATCACGCAGGCCGGCAACGAGGGATTCGAGTACATCGCCTTCAAGACCAACGACAACGCCATGATCAGCACTCTAGCTGGCCGGACTTCCATACTGTGCGCACTGCCGCTGGAGGTGCTCGCCAACGCCTACCAGATTCAGCGCCAGCAGGCCCATCAGCTCAAGTACAATTACAATAGGCGGGAGACCATTGCCTTGAGCTCCAGCCAGTCTTTCCAGAGGAGGGTAGTTGCGTAAATGTACGATGGATGTATGGGAGTAGTGAGTGCGGCACGTAGTGTTTTTTGGGGCTATGAAGGGAAGAGAGTGAAAGtaattaactaaaaaaaaaaaaagccttatATGGCTTTATACTACTATATTCTGGAAAAGGATATTTGCTGGATTCTTTTTTTGAGGATATTAGGAATCTCGTGATCGTGATTATTCAACGTGTATCGTACGATCAGTTTTCATTatgtaatatttatatttaattttttattatatacgATGAATGATCATAATCACAAGATCTTTAGACCCCCAGAAAAATGATCCGGATCCTTTTCCCTATAATCTAAGAGGAGAGAGTGCGTAGCTACTGAATAAACAAGTACTACGTGTAATCTTATGCATGTGATAATCCTGTCTAatgaaattttccttttttttttcctaaacaTGGCTTTCGCTCGATCATTGCAAATTAACAACTTTCAATTCATCATAATTTGGGCACTGGTCTGAGAttaacttcttctttttcctaaAAAAGAACCGTGGGCCGAATTTTCGTTCTAAAATAACACGACCTGCCCCCAACTTgttttatttacaaataaatCTGGTCTGGTTTCTTTAAATTTGAGCTGGATCCGGCCCGACCGTGCCCATGcatagtttgtttgtttgttttttttttttgtttttttttttggtgaattggAAATTCTTAAAACCAAGGCAAAAGTGTCAAAAGTACATAATGAAAGGCTACATCGAGACAAGCAACATAATAACAAACCGGGTAGTGCAAGGGGGTGAAAGGGAACTAGACGCTACAAGCATGGCTAAAAACGTCACCCCTTACACTACCAATACAAATTTAAGGAGAGCAATGTGACCCATCATTGTTTAGAACATGAACAAGTGAAGATGAGGGTCTATCGACCCATATAATGTCACACATCTCCAAACATCTTCGCAGCGCCAAGTGGTTTGCCGCCACATTGGCTGATCTTGGTATCCAAGACCAATGACGTccttgaaaggattctccaagtttctTGCTCTTGGTCACATCAAGAAAAACCTCCCAACTAGCATTTGTTATCTTACCCCTAAAGCAAGAGATTGATTCCAAGAAATCAGATccaacaataacaaaaaaattcaatccCAAGGCGATACCCATAGTTCCCCGTTTGTTGTAAGCAACGCATAGTTCCCCTTGTGTTGTAGTGTTTTCAATGAAAAGCACAACCAAGTTCCAACACTCTCatttgaaccaaaaaaaaaaaggaaaaggttcCAACACTCTCGAGTCCAAAGCTCTTCAGCACGTGCACCAAAAGAC
Encoded proteins:
- the LOC126584442 gene encoding prunin 1 Pru du 6.0101-like translates to KLTRGINAHSVVYVIRGSARVQVVNENGNPILDDQVQEGQLFIVPQNHGVITQAGNEGFEYIAFKTNDNAMISTLAGRTSILCALPLEVLANAYQIQRQQAHQLKYNYNRRETIALSSSQSFQRRVVA